The sequence GAAGGGGCCGGGATCGAGATTCCGATGGATTTCACGCCCGAGGAAGCCATGGAGATCGCGGAGGAGATCATGGCCGCCGCGCATCGTGCGGACGGGGGCAAGGGCAAGCAGCGCAAGCGCTGAAGGTCAGTCCCAAGCCGGCATCATG is a genomic window of Sulfitobacter alexandrii containing:
- a CDS encoding DUF6324 family protein, coding for MGINTERDIEANLQIGPTDAGMVRLFVEGAGIEIPMDFTPEEAMEIAEEIMAAAHRADGGKGKQRKR